The genomic stretch GCAGCGGTGGGGTTTGTCGCCAGGGCCGGGACCACCCACATGGACCCTCTGGTGCTGCTTCAGGTTGGACGCTGCGGTAAAACACTTGCCGCACTGGCCACAGCTGTACGGCTTCTCGCGGGCGTGCATCTCCTGGTGTTTCTTCAGGTGGCGCCGGCGGATGAAGCTCTTGCGACATTGTGAGCACTTGTAGGGCTTCTCCTCCGAATGCAACTTCATATGCTCCCGCAGGGTGATGGCTGCTGCAAAGCTCTTGCCGCACTCAGAGCAGTGGTGAGGCTTATCGGGGGTATGGATCAGCGAGTGGGCCTTCAGTCCGAAGGCATCCATGCAACTCTTGCCAACCACCTCCACCCCTGCACCGTACGGCCTCTCCTTCAAGTGGATTTTTAGGTGCTCCCTCAGACTGGACTCCACTGCAAAACTCTCGCCACACTGGATGCAGCAGTAGGGGGCGGCCGCTTTGTGAATCTCATAGTGCTGGTGGAGGTCAGAGGCACTGTCAAACAGCTCCCCACACTCATTGCAAATCAGTCTCTGAGCCTCATGGATCACCACACCATTTTCCGTCTCCACCATTAGTGCCTGGTCATCTGCCTTGATTATGTGTGTGGTATCTTCCCCACCTATCTGCGTCTTCATGATGTCACCCAGCAGGCTCTCACTGGTCACACACTTGATTTCAGCCCCGGTGTAACACTGCAGGTCTGTCTGGTGCTCTGCTTTTGAATAATCGTGATCCGTCTCTGTTATGCTCTGGTCGGAATCCACACAAGAAACAGAGCCCATGTCGATCTTAGACAGGTGGGCGCCGTGAATGTGGTCCAGATCATGCTCTCGCTTCACTTCCAGAGCCATGATCTCAGATCCTGACGTATAGTGCACCTCAGTGACCTGACTATGCGGTATGACACACTCAGAGCCCAGGGTGTCGAGCCCCGGCGTGTCGCACTCAGTCTCTGACTCTGCCATTATGACGGACTCCAGCCTGACAGCTTAGCTGGCTGCTCTTAGCGAGCGGGGCTTGTCCTGTGGCAGCGCTGCTGTGAGCCCCTGCACGTTGATGCAAAGCACGCCACCTGCGGGGAGGACAGGGACACGGGACTCACATCAGGACATTGGGCAGGCGCCCTCGCCCCCAACCCACACGTCAAGCACCATAGATTAAACGTAAATAAGGACTCAAAAAGGAGGGTCCCATCACCACAAGACTGTCAAGAACCTACTTCCTGGTGACTAGCTGCGTAGAAAACGgcagcgcacacagacacactgttcACGTACAGTAAATGCATCGACGACACTAAGCGACTCGTTTTAAAAGCAAAGTACATTTATCACAAGAACCCCCAGCCTTTCTAACGCGTTTAAAAGCCCACCAACTAAATGCATGGGCCTAGGCAGATCGAGAAAGCTCCCAACGCATCACGCCTGCAGATGCAGCGGCTAGGCCGAAACCGATCGCGGCCCTCCACACGCAAAACCGGGTTCAACCTCTTAAGCTAGAAAATTGAGTTTGAGTTTAAGAGCACCCAGAAGCGGCCGATCATTCTACttataaattatttacaaaGCCGAGGGGGCGATTGCGGCGGCGCGCCGTACGCCAGACCGCTCGGCGCAGGCATCTTGAGCCCCACTCCGCCGAAGAGCTGCCCTAAGATGGCCGCCGCCGACTTCCGCCCTTGAAAGCGCATTTTAGCGGTGCGCTCAGCCAGACAGGCCATCGCCTGCTTCACACGGTAACGGGCACCGCGGAACTGGGGGCGACGACGGCGAACTCACGGGGCGCCTTGACGTGAACTTAGTGGTACTCGGTTGAAAGACACCATGTTATTGCGATCGACATAAAAGCccaggaaagcccccccccatcttaTATAATCAACAAAGCAGCCGGGTCGAGGTGGAgaggagcccccccccgccacacttggcctccctgctccctccagtctggaaaaaaatcattttcaacCTCGAAATGCATGCGGAGCCAAGAGTACATGACTCCACTGCCGCTTTCGGAGCAGCGGCGGCCCGTGCTAACCGGGGCTGCCAAGGTTAGCATTCGCAACAAGGCCTGCTAACCAGGGCAGCCCGCCATCCTACCCCTCACGGCCCGGGTGCATCTACATCATTGCCCACAAAC from Brienomyrus brachyistius isolate T26 chromosome 3, BBRACH_0.4, whole genome shotgun sequence encodes the following:
- the si:ch211-198a12.6 gene encoding zinc finger protein 883, which translates into the protein MAESETECDTPGLDTLGSECVIPHSQVTEVHYTSGSEIMALEVKREHDLDHIHGAHLSKIDMGSVSCVDSDQSITETDHDYSKAEHQTDLQCYTGAEIKCVTSESLLGDIMKTQIGGEDTTHIIKADDQALMVETENGVVIHEAQRLICNECGELFDSASDLHQHYEIHKAAAPYCCIQCGESFAVESSLREHLKIHLKERPYGAGVEVVGKSCMDAFGLKAHSLIHTPDKPHHCSECGKSFAAAITLREHMKLHSEEKPYKCSQCRKSFIRRRHLKKHQEMHAREKPYSCGQCGKCFTAASNLKQHQRVHVGGPGPGDKPHRCTQCGKCFAAAATLREHERVHSGEKPYKCTMCRKSFVRRRHLKKHQQIHSGGKPYRCSQCDKSFNHSSSLSRHHRIHQDDKMYSCTPGGKAFPFASNLKRSMHPGEKPYSCSHCEKSFNHSSSLSRHQRTHLDGQTYSCDHCGKHFNHSSSLARHQRVHLDEKAVYTAAQAEKGFPHTTILKHQRILDAEKPYRCSQCGKGFNHSSSLSRHHRIHLDQ